Genomic window (Methanophagales archaeon):
CGGCATTACGCAGAACTGGTTCAACTGGCGCACCTGTTATAGCTCGATGTGTGTCATCATTGAATGCCTTTATCTCGAAAGTAACATAAGAACAGAGCTGTATAACCTGCTGGAGTATATTCAAACTCATGAACCCATTGGTGGCGAATCCAACACCCACCTCAGGCATCTGCTCCCTTGCATGCTCCACCGCCTCCCTTATGTATGGCAGATGTATTGAGGGCTCTCCGCCTGTGAAACTCATCCTGTCCACACCCATTGCCTGCCCCTCCTGTGATTCAATTCGTTGTACAGCTTCTGAAGCGAGCTCTTCAGGTGTAACATAGCCTCGGTAGAACCAGCCGCTGCCCGGGTACTGCGATAGCCGATACGCATTACAATATATGCATTTGAAGTTACACCCGAGCATCGTTACCGAATAACTGCGGAGTACCTGGGCAAGGTTGCAATATGCCACTTCAGGAACGCCGACACCGCAAACGCCTATCTCGCCTTCCAACCTGTTAACACCACATTCCCAGCTGCAGAGCTTGCAATTCTTGAAAGCCTCTAACCACTCTCCCATTTTGTCATTATCTTTATATACTTTACTTATACTTAATAGGTAATAAGTAACAAGCATCGGTGGCTCAAGCTTCAATCCGAATATGAATGTGTGAGAGAGTTTTTTAATGATACGAATGTGATAAGCCA
Coding sequences:
- a CDS encoding radical SAM protein, giving the protein MGEWLEAFKNCKLCSWECGVNRLEGEIGVCGVGVPEVAYCNLAQVLRSYSVTMLGCNFKCIYCNAYRLSQYPGSGWFYRGYVTPEELASEAVQRIESQEGQAMGVDRMSFTGGEPSIHLPYIREAVEHAREQMPEVGVGFATNGFMSLNILQQVIQLCSYVTFEIKAFNDDTHRAITGAPVEPVLRNAEYLIRNGRGRIRAFRTIVIPGINDEEIEDIAEFIASIDPTVPLRIIPFRPNYILYYHPGPTSARMEEIGKEVSKKSGLENVWWGGYYPMEISKRVIETARELKSMNHKGAKLALAYSRLAGCISSNRNCGECPSRTNCPAALKEPWLLDL